One genomic window of Puniceicoccaceae bacterium includes the following:
- a CDS encoding assimilatory sulfite reductase (NADPH) flavoprotein subunit has translation MPSKRKIIPDNAPFSPQEAEWLDHFFTQMSHEQATWLNGFVSGFQALQLTGTSTRTPLSALDASKSQPNNRTSTQTAASFEKPKLTILYGSESGNAEGLAAEAKKLAGKRNLKPTLLDMADSHPSELARESNLLVYVSTWGEGDPPERATTFYQQLMADDAPKLDGLQFAVLGLGDTSYEQFCKMGKDFDRRLEDLGASRIHPRVDCDVDYEDTAASWTKAVLDAFEATAEPGPDAEVVFEVQEERATAATPASAVVYGKKNPFPSTLTDRVVLNGTGSTKETLHLELSLEGSGLTYEPGDALAVLPVNCDEVVTDIVRAANLSNEQTVTNKNGESVDLHTFIMTECDATVLSKVFLQKYHDLHPNEELARLLHPDNKSELQQFIWGREILDVLIDFPIPNLSAENLTGLLRRLPPRLYSIASSMKAVGDEVHLTVAAVRYYTHRRHRKGVCSTFLADRVDIGGELPVYVQPNKHFKLPSDGDTPIIMVGPGTGIAPFRAFLQERQAVEAKGRNWLFFGDQRFSYDFLYQLEWQDFHKDGILTRIDTAFSRDTPEKVYVQHRMLEQGRELYAWLQEGASFYVCGDASRMAHDVHQALKSVLMEQGSMSEDNADAYLESMKKEKRYQRDVY, from the coding sequence ATGCCCAGCAAGAGGAAAATCATTCCCGATAATGCTCCATTCAGTCCGCAGGAGGCGGAATGGCTGGATCATTTTTTCACCCAGATGTCGCATGAACAGGCGACTTGGCTCAATGGTTTTGTGTCGGGCTTTCAGGCGCTTCAACTGACGGGCACTTCTACCCGCACACCGTTGTCTGCACTGGACGCTTCAAAATCGCAACCGAACAACCGCACATCGACGCAAACTGCCGCATCCTTTGAGAAGCCGAAGCTCACCATTCTTTATGGTTCAGAATCTGGAAATGCCGAAGGCCTTGCAGCTGAAGCCAAAAAACTGGCGGGGAAGCGGAACCTGAAGCCCACCTTATTGGATATGGCGGACTCTCATCCATCAGAGCTGGCGAGGGAAAGCAATCTTCTGGTATATGTCTCGACCTGGGGTGAAGGTGATCCGCCGGAGCGTGCGACAACATTCTACCAGCAACTCATGGCCGACGACGCGCCCAAACTGGACGGACTCCAGTTCGCCGTGCTGGGGCTGGGTGACACCAGCTACGAGCAGTTCTGCAAAATGGGAAAAGATTTTGACCGCCGCCTCGAGGATCTGGGAGCTTCGCGCATCCACCCCCGCGTGGATTGTGATGTCGACTACGAGGATACTGCGGCCTCCTGGACAAAGGCTGTGCTCGATGCCTTCGAGGCAACCGCAGAACCCGGCCCCGACGCAGAGGTGGTGTTCGAAGTTCAGGAAGAACGCGCAACCGCTGCAACTCCGGCAAGTGCTGTCGTTTACGGCAAAAAAAACCCGTTCCCCTCCACTCTTACGGACCGGGTGGTGCTCAACGGCACCGGTTCCACCAAGGAAACCCTGCATCTCGAGCTGTCACTCGAGGGGTCGGGTCTGACTTATGAACCCGGAGACGCACTCGCCGTGCTGCCCGTCAACTGTGACGAAGTGGTCACCGACATCGTGCGAGCCGCAAACCTCAGCAACGAACAGACTGTAACCAACAAAAACGGAGAGTCCGTCGATTTGCATACCTTCATCATGACCGAATGCGACGCAACGGTCCTGAGCAAGGTGTTCCTGCAGAAATACCACGATCTTCATCCCAATGAAGAACTCGCGCGCCTGCTTCACCCCGACAACAAATCCGAGCTGCAGCAGTTCATCTGGGGCAGGGAGATTTTAGATGTTTTGATCGATTTCCCGATTCCCAATCTTTCGGCAGAAAATCTAACGGGCCTGCTCAGACGCCTGCCGCCACGCCTGTACTCGATCGCTTCGAGCATGAAGGCTGTCGGGGATGAGGTTCATCTGACAGTCGCTGCCGTTCGATACTACACTCACCGACGGCACCGCAAGGGTGTCTGCTCGACTTTCCTTGCAGATCGCGTGGATATCGGTGGCGAGCTGCCGGTCTACGTGCAGCCCAACAAGCATTTCAAGCTGCCATCAGACGGTGACACTCCCATCATCATGGTAGGTCCAGGTACAGGGATCGCCCCTTTTCGTGCGTTTCTTCAGGAGCGGCAGGCCGTGGAAGCCAAGGGCAGAAACTGGTTGTTTTTTGGTGACCAGCGTTTCTCGTATGACTTCCTCTATCAACTCGAGTGGCAGGATTTCCATAAGGACGGGATTCTCACCCGAATCGACACTGCCTTCTCGCGCGACACTCCAGAGAAGGTCTACGTGCAACATCGCATGCTGGAACAAGGCCGGGAACTCTACGCCTGGTTGCAGGAGGGTGCTTCCTTCTACGTCTGTGGAGATGCTTCCCGGATGGCCCATGATGTGCACCAGGCCCTGAAATCCGTTTTAATGGAACAGGGATCCATGAGCGAGGACAACGCCGATGCGTACCTCGAATCGATGAAAAAAGAAAAACGCTACCAACGCGATGTCTACTGA
- the cobA gene encoding uroporphyrinogen-III C-methyltransferase, producing the protein MSSNPKHLSKGFVSIVGAGPGDPDLITVKGRSRIESCDSLLFDYLVDDRLLTWAKPGCEQICVGKRSGMHSMEQFRINELMVRLANEGKNVVRLKGGDPLVFGRGGEEIVVLREQGIPFEVIPGVTAGIAAAASLEQPLTHRERASTLLFVTGHEDPLKHRPRINWNDVVVTHSTLVIYMGMKHLPDIVRELLQAGKSPETPVAVVEWVSTPRERQHRGILVDLPRDVQRLQLGAPSIVIIGDVLGFDRAQMES; encoded by the coding sequence ATGAGTTCGAACCCAAAGCATTTGTCCAAAGGATTTGTCTCCATTGTGGGGGCGGGTCCCGGGGATCCTGATCTGATCACGGTCAAAGGCAGGAGTCGTATTGAATCCTGCGATTCCCTTCTCTTCGACTATCTGGTCGATGACCGGTTACTCACCTGGGCCAAGCCGGGCTGTGAACAAATCTGCGTGGGAAAACGCAGCGGCATGCACTCGATGGAGCAGTTTCGCATTAATGAACTGATGGTTCGACTGGCCAATGAAGGCAAAAACGTGGTGCGATTGAAGGGAGGAGATCCCCTGGTTTTTGGAAGGGGCGGTGAAGAGATTGTTGTGCTGCGCGAGCAGGGCATTCCGTTTGAAGTCATTCCAGGGGTGACGGCTGGCATCGCTGCGGCAGCAAGTTTGGAGCAACCTCTGACGCACCGTGAACGTGCGTCGACGTTGCTGTTTGTGACAGGACATGAAGATCCTCTCAAGCACCGACCGCGCATCAACTGGAACGATGTGGTGGTCACCCATTCGACGCTGGTGATCTACATGGGCATGAAGCACCTCCCGGACATTGTGCGAGAGCTGCTGCAGGCTGGCAAATCTCCGGAAACACCAGTGGCCGTAGTGGAGTGGGTCAGCACGCCTCGGGAGCGACAGCACCGGGGCATACTGGTGGATTTGCCCCGGGACGTGCAACGGTTGCAGCTCGGTGCTCCGTCGATTGTCATCATTGGAGATGTTCTCGGATTTGACCGGGCGCAAATGGAATCGTAG
- a CDS encoding response regulator, with product MSSELILIVEDNPVNQKVAQMMLKRIGFDSDVADNGKIATELLTERHYPLVLMDAQMPVMDGITATRWIRAELPAERQPRIVVMTASLYRDAKGEWDTVAIDGWAEKPIKLEQFEKLIREVLSRTESKLLSS from the coding sequence ATGAGTTCTGAATTGATATTGATTGTCGAAGACAATCCGGTGAACCAAAAGGTTGCCCAGATGATGTTGAAGCGCATCGGGTTTGATTCCGATGTCGCAGACAACGGCAAAATTGCAACAGAACTCCTGACGGAGCGGCACTATCCGCTTGTGCTGATGGACGCACAGATGCCAGTGATGGATGGCATAACTGCAACCCGCTGGATTCGCGCCGAGTTGCCAGCCGAGCGTCAACCCCGAATTGTGGTGATGACCGCTTCCCTGTATCGGGATGCAAAAGGCGAGTGGGACACGGTTGCGATCGACGGATGGGCGGAGAAACCGATCAAGCTCGAACAATTCGAGAAACTCATTCGCGAAGTGCTTTCCCGGACAGAGTCGAAGCTTCTGTCAAGCTGA
- the sucC gene encoding ADP-forming succinate--CoA ligase subunit beta, which translates to MNVHEYQAKKLFSQYGINTGTGVAVQDASQIQQALNDFPEGKVVVKAQIHAGGRGKGTFSDGYQGGVKVAASRAEAAEIAQRMLGNTLVTVQTGPAGRVVKTVYFTEAAEIRDEFYLAVVMDRESSSPVVIASREGGVDIEKVAEETPEKILKICIDPGVGIQPYHVRQFVFGMGFEGALAKQADVLLKNLYRFFMDKDCSLVEINPLVITGDGDLHALDAKVNFEDNALFRHEDIQQLRDFDEEDPKEVEASKHGLSYVALDGNIACLVNGAGLAMATMDIIKHFGGEPANFLDVGGGANRDQVTQAFRIILKDSKVKGILVNIFGGIMSCKTIAEGVIAAAKDVHLDIPLVVRLEGNEVAEGKSLLESSGIRLTSADDLSDAARKIVELVNPIANPA; encoded by the coding sequence ATGAATGTCCACGAGTACCAGGCGAAAAAACTTTTTAGCCAGTATGGTATCAATACGGGAACCGGAGTTGCCGTTCAGGATGCCAGTCAGATCCAGCAAGCTCTCAATGATTTCCCAGAAGGGAAGGTTGTTGTAAAGGCTCAGATTCACGCTGGAGGACGTGGAAAAGGAACATTTTCTGATGGTTATCAGGGAGGGGTTAAAGTGGCTGCAAGCCGTGCCGAGGCGGCAGAAATTGCACAGCGCATGCTTGGGAATACGCTGGTAACCGTGCAGACGGGACCTGCTGGTCGTGTCGTCAAGACCGTGTATTTTACGGAAGCTGCAGAAATCCGTGACGAGTTTTACCTTGCAGTGGTGATGGACCGGGAGAGTTCCAGTCCGGTCGTGATTGCCTCTCGTGAGGGAGGAGTTGACATTGAAAAGGTTGCGGAAGAAACCCCTGAGAAGATCCTCAAGATTTGCATCGATCCGGGGGTCGGCATTCAGCCCTACCATGTGAGACAGTTTGTGTTTGGCATGGGGTTTGAGGGAGCACTGGCCAAGCAGGCGGATGTGCTGCTCAAGAATCTATACCGGTTTTTCATGGACAAGGATTGCTCGCTGGTCGAAATCAATCCGCTTGTCATTACAGGAGATGGGGATCTGCATGCACTTGATGCGAAGGTGAATTTTGAGGACAATGCGCTGTTTCGGCATGAGGATATTCAACAACTCCGGGATTTCGACGAAGAGGATCCGAAGGAGGTTGAGGCGTCAAAGCATGGCCTGAGTTATGTGGCTTTGGATGGAAATATTGCTTGTCTGGTCAACGGAGCAGGTTTGGCCATGGCCACCATGGACATCATTAAGCATTTTGGTGGTGAACCCGCCAACTTCCTTGATGTTGGAGGAGGTGCAAATCGGGACCAGGTCACCCAGGCCTTCCGCATCATTCTAAAAGATTCGAAGGTAAAGGGCATTCTGGTGAATATTTTTGGAGGAATCATGAGTTGCAAGACGATTGCGGAGGGAGTCATCGCTGCAGCGAAAGACGTGCACCTCGATATCCCACTGGTTGTTCGTCTCGAAGGCAATGAAGTGGCAGAAGGCAAGTCGCTGCTTGAATCGAGCGGCATCCGTCTGACTTCGGCAGATGACCTCAGCGACGCGGCTCGCAAGATTGTGGAGCTGGTCAACCCCATCGCGAATCCTGCATAA
- the sucD gene encoding succinate--CoA ligase subunit alpha — MSILVGKQTRVVGQGITGKAGSKHAINNMAYGTRYVAAVTPGKGGQRFEEKVPVFNTVREAVEKEGANTSVIFVPPAFAADGILEAIDAGIELVVCITEGIPVKDMAFVKKALQQSKTRLIGPNCPGIMTPGQCNIGIMPGYIAKPGRIGVVSRSGTLTYEAMYQTTVLGHGQSTCVGIGGDPINGTSHLDVIKLFNEDPETDAIIMIGEIGGTAEEAAAAYIKDHVKKPVAAFIAGTTAPPGRRMGHAGAIVSGSSGSAESKIAALKDAGIAVAPTPSEIGSTLMSIYQP, encoded by the coding sequence ATGAGTATCCTAGTTGGTAAACAAACTCGAGTCGTTGGTCAGGGAATCACAGGCAAAGCCGGGTCCAAGCACGCGATCAACAACATGGCGTATGGAACCCGTTATGTCGCTGCGGTGACTCCGGGAAAGGGCGGACAGCGTTTTGAAGAAAAGGTTCCCGTGTTCAACACCGTGCGCGAGGCGGTGGAGAAGGAGGGCGCGAATACGTCAGTGATATTTGTACCGCCGGCATTTGCAGCTGACGGAATTCTCGAAGCCATTGATGCAGGCATCGAGCTGGTGGTTTGCATCACCGAGGGAATTCCGGTCAAAGACATGGCCTTTGTCAAAAAGGCATTGCAGCAGAGCAAGACGCGCCTGATCGGACCCAATTGTCCGGGCATCATGACTCCGGGGCAGTGCAACATCGGCATCATGCCGGGATACATCGCCAAGCCCGGTCGCATCGGTGTTGTCAGTCGATCTGGCACGTTGACGTATGAAGCGATGTATCAAACGACTGTTCTTGGGCATGGCCAGTCGACCTGCGTGGGCATTGGCGGAGATCCCATCAACGGCACAAGTCACCTCGATGTGATCAAACTCTTTAATGAGGATCCTGAGACGGATGCGATTATCATGATCGGAGAAATTGGCGGAACTGCAGAGGAAGCTGCGGCTGCCTACATCAAAGACCATGTTAAAAAACCCGTAGCTGCGTTTATTGCAGGCACCACGGCTCCTCCAGGGCGTCGCATGGGGCATGCGGGAGCCATTGTTTCGGGTAGCAGTGGAAGTGCAGAATCCAAGATCGCCGCACTGAAGGATGCAGGCATTGCAGTGGCACCGACCCCCTCCGAGATCGGAAGCACGCTGATGTCCATCTACCAACCCTGA
- the hemW gene encoding radical SAM family heme chaperone HemW has protein sequence MNLDRQTEASALGLSESNADATLHCEGLQLGLYVHVPFCATSCNFCAFVQGKPDRIRIRRYLEAISNEWNHRFQASQPQFSTVFWGGGTPGLLLPKDLEHLAQATVLRADRTALREWTVEMAPATVTPSKLRMLREMGVTRISMGVQTFDDATLRIMDRFHSVAQIHRAWDWICEAGFSSRNIDMIIAYPGQKPEALMDDLQKAIHLDPDHISTYCLTFEEDTPLYAKLMQGIYKIDLEAEAELYRLTWQFLESNGYAQYEISNFARPGHASIHNCNTWQMQEWVGLGPSAASQYNGQRWSNHPDFATWESGCLNARLNTVDPQELTPSLLLCDSLIFGLRMNAGVDLTALSSRFAPLTTERWKSLFDRLVEEGLAEQHGTCLRLTLNGRLLADAIAVEILERS, from the coding sequence ATGAACCTAGATCGTCAGACCGAAGCATCCGCACTCGGGCTTAGCGAAAGCAACGCAGATGCAACATTGCACTGCGAGGGTCTGCAGCTGGGACTCTATGTGCATGTGCCCTTTTGTGCCACTTCGTGTAATTTCTGTGCATTCGTTCAGGGAAAACCGGACCGGATTCGAATCCGACGTTATCTGGAGGCCATCAGCAATGAGTGGAATCACCGTTTTCAAGCGTCTCAACCGCAGTTTTCGACCGTTTTCTGGGGCGGTGGAACACCGGGACTCTTACTGCCAAAAGACCTCGAACACCTGGCACAGGCAACCGTGCTTCGGGCTGACCGGACAGCACTCAGGGAATGGACCGTGGAGATGGCACCCGCCACGGTGACCCCAAGCAAACTCCGCATGCTTCGAGAGATGGGAGTGACCCGCATTTCCATGGGTGTGCAGACATTTGACGATGCAACCCTGCGCATCATGGATCGCTTTCACTCCGTTGCGCAAATCCACCGGGCATGGGACTGGATTTGCGAAGCAGGCTTTTCCAGTCGAAACATTGACATGATCATTGCTTATCCCGGACAAAAACCGGAGGCGTTGATGGACGACCTGCAGAAGGCAATCCATCTGGATCCTGACCACATTTCCACCTACTGCTTGACCTTCGAAGAGGATACTCCGCTCTACGCAAAACTGATGCAGGGGATCTACAAAATCGACCTCGAGGCGGAAGCAGAACTCTACCGACTGACCTGGCAATTTCTCGAATCCAATGGCTATGCCCAGTATGAGATTTCAAACTTCGCACGCCCCGGACACGCCTCGATCCACAACTGCAACACCTGGCAAATGCAGGAATGGGTCGGACTGGGACCCTCGGCCGCATCCCAATACAATGGCCAGCGATGGTCCAACCACCCCGATTTTGCTACCTGGGAGTCCGGTTGCCTCAACGCACGATTGAACACGGTCGACCCGCAAGAGCTGACTCCCTCTCTGTTGCTCTGTGACAGCTTGATCTTCGGACTTCGCATGAATGCGGGAGTGGACCTCACGGCATTGAGTTCACGCTTTGCACCCCTGACAACCGAACGCTGGAAATCGCTGTTTGATCGCCTTGTAGAAGAGGGTCTTGCAGAACAACACGGCACTTGTCTTCGCCTGACTCTCAACGGCCGGCTGCTTGCCGATGCCATCGCCGTCGAAATCCTCGAACGCTCCTGA
- a CDS encoding IPT/TIG domain-containing protein, giving the protein MNFGRLKLVGIASLCALLAGCGTLGPRWVNLTPQLMPTNPSGIYTMSLMLDGEAASRQIGGTRVVIGGETYSMRQVPGKPNIYTFDYSVPSGSNRARYYFELLDPRGEVVTKSEIFDLRLTNRYVVELESSRAKPGASVAVLGKGFRDTDRIQFGGRTLETRFLSDNQLSFIVPAVAAGTEYPVAVETSGGIIPIARFRVDFSELRAMPSRLRMNAGETVTVVFTIDQDAPPEGMPLQMEISDATLLEFEPVSIAAGQRSMHVQFTGLNVGSGSLTVKAPAHNTVTLPISVDAALLD; this is encoded by the coding sequence ATGAATTTCGGACGCTTGAAGCTGGTTGGGATTGCCTCCCTGTGCGCGCTGTTGGCAGGATGCGGCACCCTGGGGCCGCGATGGGTCAACCTCACCCCTCAACTCATGCCCACCAATCCGTCGGGCATTTACACCATGTCCCTCATGCTGGATGGTGAAGCCGCTTCCCGCCAGATCGGGGGGACCCGCGTGGTGATTGGCGGAGAAACCTACTCCATGCGGCAGGTACCGGGCAAACCCAACATTTACACCTTTGACTATTCAGTTCCCTCGGGAAGCAACCGGGCGAGGTACTATTTTGAATTGCTGGATCCCCGTGGGGAGGTGGTGACCAAGAGTGAAATCTTTGATTTGCGGCTTACGAATCGCTACGTGGTTGAGTTGGAGAGTTCGCGTGCAAAACCTGGTGCTTCTGTGGCAGTGCTGGGAAAAGGATTTCGCGATACGGATCGCATCCAGTTCGGGGGTCGCACCTTGGAAACCCGGTTTTTGTCAGACAATCAGTTGAGTTTTATCGTTCCTGCGGTGGCGGCTGGTACTGAATATCCGGTTGCGGTTGAAACTTCGGGCGGCATCATCCCGATCGCTCGATTTCGCGTGGATTTCAGTGAACTCAGGGCGATGCCGTCTCGATTGCGGATGAATGCAGGAGAGACTGTCACTGTGGTATTCACCATCGATCAGGATGCACCACCCGAGGGCATGCCTCTCCAAATGGAAATCTCTGATGCAACTCTTCTTGAGTTCGAACCGGTTTCCATTGCTGCGGGCCAGCGTTCCATGCATGTGCAGTTTACCGGACTGAACGTAGGCAGCGGCAGTCTCACGGTGAAGGCTCCGGCTCACAATACGGTGACGCTACCGATTTCGGTCGATGCGGCATTGCTGGACTGA
- the rny gene encoding ribonuclease Y: MGAEWLNIIAAAGTGAATAIILFRWIFSGSLKQERTRNDIACQRLLSDAEIAAKRIRDDAEYDIKRHRRDVELREQELQKSLERLAQESQRQQSIEMELQIREAALAQQKTELEELKSSYLNRLQEVGSLNQDALKAELISQIESTCEQELKTLQQNLRDQTDREIESMAREMLITAMQRVSTTPATEATATIVDLPSEDMKGRIIGREGRNIRSFEAVTGTTLMIDETPDSVLISAFDPVKREIARTALESLLKDGRIHPSTIEAAHERAKTDILKNVQSLGEEAMTRLKLKPAHSEILKLLGQLHFRLSLNQNSLEHSIEVAYIASMLASELGLDPVIAKRAALFHDIGKAIDHEFEGSHALIAGKMLRRYNEDPRVVNAVEASHEEVPPESIYAPLVTIADRISAMRPGARSDSLDSYVDRVKTLERIAKGFEGVKDAFALQAGREIRIIVEPSQLTDQDSRELARSISREIESSMNYPSTIKITVIREQRFCATAK; encoded by the coding sequence ATGGGAGCAGAATGGTTGAACATCATCGCCGCTGCAGGAACAGGAGCGGCAACAGCCATCATTCTTTTCCGATGGATCTTTTCGGGAAGTCTGAAACAGGAACGTACCCGGAATGATATCGCGTGCCAGCGCCTGCTGTCCGATGCTGAAATCGCAGCCAAACGCATTCGCGATGATGCTGAATATGACATCAAACGCCATCGCCGCGATGTTGAACTGCGTGAACAGGAGCTTCAAAAAAGCCTCGAGCGGCTCGCACAGGAAAGCCAGCGCCAACAAAGCATTGAAATGGAGCTACAGATCCGCGAAGCCGCGCTGGCGCAGCAGAAAACAGAACTCGAAGAACTCAAGAGCAGCTACCTGAACCGTTTGCAGGAGGTCGGTTCGCTCAATCAGGATGCACTCAAGGCCGAACTCATCTCCCAGATTGAATCCACCTGTGAGCAGGAGCTGAAAACCCTGCAGCAAAACCTGCGCGACCAAACCGACAGAGAGATTGAATCCATGGCGCGTGAAATGCTCATCACCGCCATGCAGCGCGTCAGCACCACGCCTGCTACCGAAGCAACCGCTACCATTGTCGATCTTCCAAGTGAAGACATGAAAGGACGCATAATTGGTCGAGAGGGACGCAACATCCGAAGTTTCGAAGCCGTGACAGGCACAACGCTGATGATTGATGAAACCCCGGACTCCGTTCTGATCTCCGCTTTTGACCCCGTAAAACGTGAAATTGCGCGTACGGCACTGGAATCCCTGCTCAAGGATGGACGAATCCACCCTTCCACGATCGAAGCCGCCCACGAAAGAGCAAAAACGGATATCCTGAAAAATGTTCAATCGCTGGGTGAGGAGGCCATGACCCGCCTGAAGCTCAAACCCGCCCATTCTGAAATCCTCAAGCTACTGGGACAGCTCCACTTTCGCCTTTCACTCAATCAAAACTCACTCGAACACTCCATTGAGGTCGCCTACATCGCCTCCATGCTCGCATCGGAGCTGGGTCTCGACCCGGTCATTGCGAAGAGGGCAGCCCTCTTTCACGACATCGGAAAGGCCATTGATCATGAGTTCGAGGGAAGCCATGCCCTGATTGCAGGCAAGATGTTGCGACGCTACAATGAAGACCCCCGAGTGGTCAACGCAGTGGAAGCCAGCCACGAAGAAGTGCCGCCCGAATCGATATACGCACCGCTGGTCACGATTGCAGACCGGATCAGCGCTATGCGCCCTGGCGCAAGAAGCGACTCCCTCGACAGCTATGTGGACCGGGTGAAAACTCTTGAGCGGATCGCCAAGGGATTTGAGGGGGTAAAAGACGCATTTGCCCTGCAAGCTGGCCGCGAAATCCGTATCATCGTTGAACCCAGCCAACTGACTGATCAGGATTCACGCGAACTCGCGCGAAGCATCAGCCGTGAAATCGAGAGTTCCATGAATTACCCTTCAACCATAAAAATTACTGTTATCCGCGAACAGCGTTTCTGCGCAACTGCCAAATAA
- a CDS encoding DUF3450 family protein, producing MKKEGLQAFLLCFFHGGLLSLIRFRFFLIDSTTVTHLPIKKQEPMIRKIIPIVAGLALASGLSAQSSQQVDLAREKIQKWVQTRQVISKERTDWKIQKETLLSTKELLEQELADVEEKLAGLSGNESAADARRAELTEEKEGLEAATSSVRDRMADMEVNIKEMSKRFPEAFLQQIDPLLRRIPEDPYRPGRLSVGERLPNIVGIIQAASKFNSTLHLFRETVAHDGLEVQVDVLYWGMGIAYFVDQNSTYAGYKYPTSNGWESEVMVEIAPQVRKVVDMYQRKNPNIEFVEIPVTIN from the coding sequence TTGAAGAAAGAAGGCTTGCAAGCCTTTCTCTTATGCTTTTTTCATGGGGGATTACTTTCCCTAATCCGCTTTAGGTTTTTCCTAATCGATTCTACAACTGTAACCCATTTACCAATTAAGAAACAAGAACCTATGATTCGAAAAATTATACCCATCGTTGCTGGGTTGGCGTTGGCCAGTGGACTCTCCGCGCAAAGCTCTCAGCAGGTTGATTTGGCTCGTGAAAAAATCCAGAAATGGGTGCAGACACGCCAGGTGATCTCCAAGGAGCGCACAGATTGGAAAATCCAAAAGGAAACATTGCTCTCCACGAAAGAATTGCTGGAGCAGGAGCTTGCAGATGTTGAAGAAAAGTTGGCTGGACTTTCAGGGAACGAATCCGCAGCAGATGCCAGACGCGCCGAACTGACCGAAGAAAAGGAAGGTCTGGAAGCTGCAACCAGTTCTGTAAGGGATCGGATGGCTGACATGGAAGTCAATATCAAGGAGATGAGTAAGCGCTTCCCTGAAGCCTTCCTTCAGCAGATTGATCCGCTCTTGCGCCGCATTCCGGAAGATCCGTATCGTCCCGGTCGTCTGAGCGTGGGTGAACGCCTTCCGAACATCGTGGGTATCATCCAGGCGGCCAGCAAGTTCAACTCAACGCTTCACCTTTTCCGTGAAACAGTTGCTCATGACGGCCTGGAAGTTCAGGTGGATGTGCTTTATTGGGGCATGGGCATTGCCTATTTTGTAGATCAGAACAGCACCTACGCGGGTTACAAATACCCGACTTCCAATGGTTGGGAGTCAGAAGTGATGGTGGAAATCGCTCCGCAGGTCCGGAAGGTCGTAGACATGTATCAACGCAAGAATCCAAATATCGAGTTCGTTGAGATTCCGGTCACCATCAACTAA